ACGATGATTCCGGAATCTTTTTCACGAATCAGTTTTTCCTGTGCATTTTGGTCTGAATAACTTTCTGTCTCTGAAGAAAAATAATTTTCTCTTAATTTATTGGCTTCCGGTTCATCAGAAAAACACAGAAGAATTTTTCGTTTGATGGCTATATAGTCATAGATTTTGGTGCCTATGATTGAATACATGTTAAACAATAATAAAGCATGGCTTTTTGCAAGCTCTTCCATTACACCTGCACTAGGTAGAGCGGGCATTGAAATTGTCTTTTTAAATACTGCCGGATACTTTTTCAACAAAGTGTCGGAAATGTTTTCCCCGGATAAACCAATCAATTTGAATCTGAAATCAGGGTGCTTCTGAATAAATGAATCAAATGCTGAAAACACTAATTCGACAGGGTAGTATTTGTAAATCCGGCCAATCAGACAAATAGTTAAAAAATCTGCATCCTGCTGTACTTTTAAAGCGGATTGCATTTGTTCGGAATCAAATCCATTGGGAATGATCACGAAGTTTTTATCAGGCAGATTTGTTTTGATTAAGTCCCGAAAATATTCTGAAACGGTAGTAATGCATGTGGCATTTTTTAGAAATCGTCTTTCATTATGATAATCAACCTGCTTTTTCAGGTATAAAGCCAGCGAATGCCCCGATGATTTTGTAATCCAGGGATCTCTGTAGTCCGCAATCCATGGAATTTTGAATTTAGATGACAGTTTAGATGCATACTTGAATAAAATATATGGATCTCCTGAGGCAACAATAATATCTACTTTATTTGTTGAAAGGTATTCCCTAGCTGTTTTATAGACGCCCATTTTAGGTCCTATAGGGTAATGCCACTGCATTATTTCATAATAGCCTGAAATTATTTTTCGTAAAAACCTAAAATTTTTATCGCCATATTTCAAATAAAGTCTATTGGCAATATTTGGCTTATACGGTGCTTTTATCAGTTGTCCAAAGTTCGTTTTTTTTACCACATCTTCATCGGAATAACCCTCTGCTACATATTGATCTGCTCCCGAATAATTGTTGTTCCATTGACGGCTGACAACAACCGGATCAATTCCAAATTCTTTGAAATACCGATACCAATAGTATGGACGCTGTGCACCAACACTAATGTAGGGAGGGAAATCATAGGCCAATATAAGTACCTTTATCATACTACTGTTTCTTTTTGATAAATGTACTTTTTATTTTTATCAAAACTGCTTTTAACAATAGTTTTGTCTGTTGCAAGGATGGAATTACAAACCAATACCACCACAACAAGGGGTAAAACGAAAGCGCAAAGCTCCTGCTTTTGGCAATACACATCATTTTTATGGAGAAATGAATCAGATTGAGACGACGGATATAAAATGCAAAAGATTCCAGGATGCCGTTTGATTGATAAGTTGTTTGATGATGCGTATTTGCCGGTGATTTAACTCGTTTTAAAAATAATGGTTCATCATAAACGTGTGAATAATCGCCTTTGGAAAGATAGTACAATAAGCTGGGATAAATATTGTTGTAGGCACATTTACTATTTGGCCAATGCCAGACAGGAAATCGGACATCACGGATTTTTTCAGTTCTGAAAACAGCATACCCAAATTCGTCGTGAGCGTTCTTTATAAAATTGCGTACTCTTTTACGCGTATTGTTATCGGAATAATCATAATTTAGCTTGTCTGAAATGCAATTTCCATCATCATCAATGTGTGCAAATGTTGAAAAAGCCACAATAGCATTTGGATTCTTTTCCAAAGCTGCAATCATTTTTTCAACATAGGAATCAGCGATCAAATCATCATCGCCGGCCCACATGAAATATTCTGTGTCGGCTTTCGACAGGAGAAATTCCATGTTGCGCGATATACCGATATTTATTTTATGCCTGAAATATGTCACTCTACCGTCAGTCGCAATGACCCTTTCACAGATTTCATTGCTCCCATCAGTTGAATGATCGTCTCCAATTATCAGCTTAAAATCTTTATGTGTCTGATGTAATATGCTATTAATGGATTCTTCAAGAAACAATCTGTCATTATAAACCGGTAGACCAATGGTGATGGTTTTTTTGGTTTCATTTTCAGGGATTATATTATAGTTTGAATCAACGGAGTGCATGCTTTTTTTTGTGTTATTTACCCCCTTGTTTTTCTGAAAAACTCTATTGTGCCGTACTTTATATCGCCAAGATTTTTGGGGAAATATGAAAATGAATACAGCAAGAATAGAACGTAGTGTTTACAAAGTTGTTTAATTGGGACAAACCTTGGATAGCTGAAAATGCATAAATGAAGAAATGATCGGAATTTGTTTTTCGGGAATTGTGAGCTTAAACTTTTTAACCAGGGTAACATGCGAAGATCTGTTTCAAGTTCCTTCGAAGTAATTCTTGAATTCAGTCCTGTTGGTGCTAACCGGTAAACACACATGTCTTTTCCGAAATATTTGATGGGTCCGTAAATCGCAAGCATGGGGTAAATAGCGCGCTCATTAGATGAGATGACTGATGGAATACCACCAGATTTTACCCAGAACTCTCTTCGGTAAACAAGTGATGATGTGTGAAATTTTCGGTGTGTTATAGTGTCATTTATGCCATAGTCAGTATCAGATTCAGCGCCAAACTTCCTGACAGGATTATCTAAAGTGCCTTTGATAATTGTGCTTTGATGAGCTGCTGCAGAATACTCCGGATGGCTTTCAAGAAAAGCAACAAGAATCTGAAGTTTATTGGAATCAGTCCAGAAGTCATCTCCATCCAGCAGCGCTATATATTTTCCCCGGCAGTTATTTTGTGTGTCAATGCTGTTTGGCGTAAGACCCAGATTTTTTTCTCTTTCAAGAATTCTGATTTTATCGGGATGTTTTTGTCGATACTGTTTTATTATACGAAGCGTATTATCAGTACTACAATCTTCCCCGATGACAAGTTCCCAGGAAAAAGTCGTTTGTTGAGAAAAGACACTGTCAATAGCTTCGCCAATGTAGGGTTCTACATTATATGCTATCATGGCTATGCTCACTAATGGTGTCATTTTTTTCTTTATGATTTTACCCTGAGAAGTTTTTGTCCGCTGCCTCTTTTTCGTCTGAATTTAAACGGAAGCACCAAATACTGCCCAATATTACAAATATAATACGATTGTTCTTTGAAATAACTATTTCTGTAATTTTCCCCTGCTAATCCCTTGAAAAACCACATAGATAGAAAGTTTGTAATTGAGTTGAACGTAAATAAAAAATGGTACAGGATATAGTTTATAAGTCCCTTTCGTTTGTATACTAATAATGAATGTGACAACATTCTTTGCTTGTAACTCCACTTTTTATCAGAAGAACTGGCACCATGTTTATGCCATGCATATACCGAATCAAAGTAGTCCAAGATATACCCCCTTTGTTTTATTCGTATACATAAGTCAATTTCCTCACTGTACATAAAGAAATCCGGATCAAAGCCTTCTGTTGAATCATAAACAGATCGAGGAATTAGTAAGAATGATCCCATCAATGCGTCAGGTTGCCTTGTGCTATATTTTATTAAATGACTTATTATTGTATTCTGTGCAAGTAACCACTTGCAGGATAATACATTATGATAGACTGATTTTTGTTCAGTCCCGTCATCATTCAACAATTTACAACCTAAAGCTCCAATGGCTTTGTTATTCTGTATTCTGTTTAATGATAATGCTATAGTGTGCTTTTCAACAACAATATCCGAATTTATTAAAAGAATATATTTTCCCGTTGATTTTGCAAATCCAATATTATTTGCTCTGCCAAATCCATCGTTTATCTCTTTTTGAATCCATATCACAAATGGAAACATGTTGTTAATTATTTCACTTGAGATGGATTCGGAGTTGTTGTCTACAACAATAATCTCAGATGTAGTTAAGTCAAATTCACTCTCAAGGATACTATTGATACACCTGGTTAATAAATCAGGTGTATTGTAATGCACTATGATAACAGAGAGTTCTTTCAAGTTAATTTATTATTTTTTAATTCCAAATATTACATGATCTTCGCCTGAGTAAGTGAAAATTATTTCCGTATTAAACTCAGCAAGCATGTTCATCAATAACTGAGTGTCAAATACATGATGATGGAGAGCCCGTATTGTGGCATTTGACAGAGAGCGCTGTTTGAATTGTTCATAATCACCAGCTTTTGGATCCATTTTCAAATCATGAAGGCTAAGTATCTCTTCTAAGTGTGTCATATCATTTTCTGATGTATTATTTTTGTAATCAGCCATAATATGTCTAAATTCCGTAATAGATCTGTTATGGTCAAATGTTTTTTCCTTATTTGGTACAGCTATCAAAAAATGTCCGTCGTGTTTAATTACTCTGAGCCATTCTTCAAGGGCTTTCATCGGATTAGCTATGTGCTCTAGGCAGTGCGAGGAAATGACAAAATCATATGTGCAATCTGAAATTCCGGACAAGTCTGTTGCTTCCTGAATGATATTTTTTCCCGTTTTGTTTTTGCAAAAATGGAATGGCTTATCAGAATCATTCTCGTCAGACCATATTGTTGAAGATGAAAACACACAATTGTCTAAAGAACTGATTATTCCATACAGCGGAATATATCCGTTATCCATGAAAATCCAGCTGGGACCGCCTATTTCTAAACCTCCTTTGTTCTGCAAACTGCGTTTAATTATAGAGTAGTCATTAATCTTTACAGGAAAAACCTTTCTGAAAAGGAGTCTGAAAATTTCTCGTGGTCCTTTGGAAAACAGAACGTTTATCAATGTTTTGAACTTGTTCATTTTTTTGTCTGTTGCTCTCGCTTTTTAATGTGCTCAGTAAATTATTTTTCCGGCAATTATCCTGGCGCTGCATTTCAATGTGTTTTTTAGCCCTAAAACTGATCTGATTGAAATGAAACATTTTGCTATAAGACAAAAATATGAAATTAATTTTTTGTGTTTAAATAAATCCTCAGCGGCAAGTAAATACCATCGTATTACTTGTTCACTTAAAATTATTTTATTTTCAGGAAATAGAATCATCATTTTTCTAAAAGCTATGGCCCCGTTCGAATACATCTTAGCCAGATTCCCGATTTTTGACATATTGGTGTTATGGCGTCTGAAGCACGACATAGGTTCATTCAGATACAGGAAATTGCTCTTCTTTGCCAAAAAAGCTTCCAATGGACGATCAGAATAATAATATTCAGATTTGAATATCGGATGCTCTGGTTTTTCAATAAAGATATTTACGAACAAAAGGCTTGTAGTATGTGAAATCCATCTGCTGACGATTTCGTCAAAAGTGTATTCCTTTTTATTCAGGTCAGGAGCAAAAAGAGATTTTTTTATACAGCCATCCTGATCATTATATTCAACAACGGTCTGATGAAAACAGGTTCCGTATTCAGGATTCGACTCCAATAAATCAACTTGTTTTTGTAATTTGTTTTCATCTGTCCAGTAATCATCTCCTTCGCACATGGCTACATACTTGCCCCTGCAGGCTTTCCATGTTATTATATTGTTTTTACGAAGACCGACGTTTGTTGGTTGAAGTATATGACGTATTTTATCCGGGTACTTTCTGGCGTATTCCTGACAGATTTCTGTTGTCTTATCTTTACTGCAGTCATCACCGATTATTATTTCAAATTTAAAATTTGTTTGCTGAATCAAAATGCTTTCAAGTGCTTGCGCAATATACTTCTCGTGATTGTAGGTGACTACCGCTACGGATACAATTATATTGTTTTGTAGAGTACTCATTATTTTTTATTTTTTCGGCTCTTGGCAAAAAGTTGCTTGATTACTGAAAAGGGCTTAATTAAAATGCGACCTATTTTGTATGAATATGAATTTTTGAACCCATCAATTGTATCGGACATAATACTTTCATAAACCGAGTCACCATTAAAACTGCTCGCAAAAAGACCTGAGATATTTTTCATTGAAGCAATAGCAATATTGTAATATGGTATCACTAATTCCTTTTGCTTGTTGATCTCATTAAAATCTCCTGAAAATTCGTAAAATTCCATTTTGCTATCAGACACTATCAGAGAGCTGTAACAAATTTTTTGACTAAAAAACACATGGCAACTAAAATAGCTGCTTAATAAATTTTTAAATTCCTCTAAATACAACTCTTTAATATGAAAATCATTGTGAAAATTTGGGATCTTTGAAAATGAATTTTTGTCTGGTGATGAAATAATTAACATGCCATCTGGCTTTAGCACTCGCTTTATTTCAATCATCATTTCATCGTGCTTATCGTGATGTTCAATGGTTTCAAAACTGACAACAACATCAACGGATTGGGAATCTAATGGAATTTCACTGGTGGAGCCTTCTAAAAACGAAAGATTCTTTTTTTTGTACTTGTTTTTGGAATGTTCAACCGCTTCTCGTGATATATCAATCCCTGTTACATAATTGGCCTTAGTTGCTAGCAAATTTGAACCGTATCCTTCACCTGATGCAATATCTATGACTATTTTGTTTTGGACAAACTCTAAAGCAAATGCATAACGATGAATATGCTCCAATGCGCAGCGGTTAAAATCATCTGCCAACAGCCTTTCTCCAGTGTTTTTCATTTCTAATATTTTTTGACGGTTATGTTATCCTGTAATTCATTTTTTTATCAGGAGCAAAAAGATATTTTTTTATACTGCCATCCTGATCAACATATTCAACAACGGTCTGATGAAAACAGATTCCGTATTCAGGATTCGACTCCAATAAATCAACTTGTTTTTGTAATTTGTTTTCATCTGTCCAGTAATCATCTCCTTCGCACATGGCTACATACTTGCCCCTGCAGGCTTTCCATGTTATTATATTGTTTTTACGAAGACCGACGTTTGTTGGTTGAAGTATATGACGGATTTTATCCGGGTTCTTTTTGGCGTATTTCTGGCAGATTTCTGTTGTCTTATCTTTGCTGCAATTATCTCTGATAATTATTTCAAATTTGAAGTTTGTTTGCTGCTTCAATATACTGTCTAATGCCGGTGCAATATACTTTTCATGATTGTAGGTGACAACCGCAACGGATACTGTAATTAGCGAATGCACTTTATTCATGTATTATTTTTGTTGGTTTTGAGAGTTTCTTTTAATGCCAAATCTATCAAGAATTTCCATAAGCAACATCCAAGAAAGTTTTTTTATCGAGTGATGAGATTCTAAAGTTTTTTTGAGAGTAAAGTTTGACTTGATTTCTAGTTCAAAACAATCAGGGAATAAATCCAGAGCTTTTTTTTCAAGAGCTCTTTTATCCTCTGCAGACAAACTAGTATTATCAAGAATAATTAATTGACGTATTGCTGTAATTATTTGTTTGTTTAATAATATTTGCACATCTTGAGTAAAGTCATCTCTCATTAATTCAATTACCCGAATCCATTTTGTATAATTTTCAACACTAGTCTTTGAACTCCATATTCCTCCGTCATGAATGCGATAAACAGCCATTGTTTGATTAAGATACATAATTTTGCCGAACTTTGCACAGTTCATAAAAAGTACATAATCTCCAACAGGGGAAGATTCGTCTATTCGAAAAATATCATTTTGCCTTAGATTTCTAAAAACACAAGATGCACTGAAGATAAAATTTCCTTTTGCCAAATCCTCAATTGACATAGTCATATCTGAAATAAAACTATTTGTATAGCATTTATTACTTTCATTTGTTTTTCCAATAATTTTCATTTTGTGAAAGCAAATTGAATAATCTGTGTTTTTTTCAAGAAAATCAATTTGTTTTTGTAATTTTAATGGATCAGACCAATAATCATCTCCTTCGCATAATGCTATATATTTGCCATTGCAAGCCTTTAGAGTAGCAAGAAAATTTGGCATCATTCCTAAATTGTTCTCAGGTAACAATAATTTAATGATGTCTGGGTATTTTTCCTGATACCATTTGCAAATTTTGCGGGTTTGGTCAGTTGAGCAATCTTCGCCAATTACTAATTCAATTGGAAATGAAGTGTGCTGCATTAATATACCTTCGATTGCTTGTGAAATGTATTTTTCATGATTGTATGTAATCATACACACACTTACCATATCATAAGAAGTTTCGATCATTTACTCTCTGAATATTTACCAGCTAATTCAACAATTTTTCCAGACCTTTTTTTTATAATCCGAGCTGGGATCCCAGCATATATGGTCCATGGTTCAAGCGACTTATTTATTAATGATAGTGCTCCCACCGTTACTCCGTCGTTAATTTTCAAATCGGGGAAAACAACACAACCGGCACCTATTTGTACATATTTCCCAATGATAACTTGACCCCCGTTAACATTTCTGTATTCATCCGGAATCATGGGACCAACCATAAACTCGCCTGAAAAATCATCCGATGTGCTGAAAATAGTTGTTCTAGGAGATAATCCGGAATAATCATTCATTATTATTTCGTTAGATCCGTAAAGTGCGCAAAATGCGGATATGTGAATATTGTTGCCAAGTGAAATGTTACCCGATAAAATACAGAAATCATCAATTCTTACGTTGTTTCCGATAGAAATAGCAGAAATGTTGTAAAATCTTGCAAATCTGCTGATGAGAACATGATCACCGATTTTCGAAAATCCTAAGTTTTGAAGTTCTTCGCGGCTATAAAATGATGTTTCCATAATCAGATTTCTTTTATGCAATTTGCAATTGAATGTACTGTATCAATATCTAGATCAGATAATAAAGGAAGGCATAAAACCTGCCGACTGACTATTTCAGAAACTGGCAAGTTGTCAGGCATCGCCGAGGGTAAATCCTTGTATGGATAAAAATGACTGATTAAAGGATAGAAATATCGCCTTCCGTAAAATCCGGATGCTTTCATTTTTTCATACACGACATCACGACTCACCGGAAATATTTTCTCATCTATAAAAATTGGGAAATATGAGTAATTATTGATGGTTGTTGAATTCTGATCAAGTATTTTGATGCCATCTATGTTTCTTAGTAAATTGGAATACTCTGTAAAAATCAATTTCCTTTTTTCAATAAAATCATCAATGTACTTCAATTGCAGCAAACCCATAGCAGCCTGCACCTCATTCATCTTTGCATTTATTCCCGGAGCAACAACAGTGACTTCGTCTCTAAAGCCAAAGTTTTTTAAATCATCAATTTGTTGCTTCATTTCAGCTGAGTGAGAGATAATAGCCCCTCCTTCAAAT
Above is a window of Bacteroidetes bacterium GWF2_43_63 DNA encoding:
- a CDS encoding galactoside O-acetyltransferase yields the protein METSFYSREELQNLGFSKIGDHVLISRFARFYNISAISIGNNVRIDDFCILSGNISLGNNIHISAFCALYGSNEIIMNDYSGLSPRTTIFSTSDDFSGEFMVGPMIPDEYRNVNGGQVIIGKYVQIGAGCVVFPDLKINDGVTVGALSLINKSLEPWTIYAGIPARIIKKRSGKIVELAGKYSESK